CGGGAACGCGACGACGACCGTCTGTCACTCCCGGACGACCGACCTCGACGCGAAGCTCGGCAACGCCGACATCGTGGTCGCCGCGATCGGCGTGCCGGAGTTCGTCGACGGCTCGCTGCTCAAAGAGGACGCGACCGTGATCGATGTCGGGGTCAACCGTGTCGAGACCGACGACGGCGACTCCGAACTCGTCGGCGATGTCGACTTCGAGAGCGCACAGGAGGTCGCGGGGGCGATCACGCCCGTTCCGGGTGGCGTGGGTCCGATGACCCGCGCAATGTTGCTGTACAACACCGTCAAGGCGGCGAGTCAACAGCACGGCGTCGAGGTCGAACTGCCCTGAGACAGGCCTGAAGCGCGGGGAGCGATCCGATCCACGAACCGCGTGGGTTTGCCAGGCAACGTGTAGGCCGGCGAGCGCCCGGCAATCGCTTATATTGCTCGGCAACGTAGATCTGCGTAGATGGTCGCGCCGAAGCATTCCCCCGGGCCAGCCGCCGAGCACGCCTTCAGAACGGGCATCATAGCTGCGGCGCTGGTCGGGCTCGCCGCGATCGGGATTTCCTACTGGACGGGGACGATCGCGCTGCTGTTGGCGGGTTACTCGTTGGTGCTGCTGTTCCCGCTGTATCTCGTGGCCGCGGCGATGGTGCTCAGCGTGTGGCTCGGCTACAACACGGACGCGAGCGATCTGCGCCCGGTGTACCGGAACGACCGGCGATCGTAGGCGAGCGGCGACGCCGGAGCCGTTCGGAGTGTTGGTTTCGATCGAGAGCCGCACGGCGCGACGTCCGCCCGGGCTCAGAGCAGCGGTTCTTCCTGAACTGTCGCCGCGTAGCGCTCGCCCTCGTAGCGGACGTCGACCCCGGTGCCTGGCTCGGCGTACTCGGGCGGGAGGTAGGTGTAGATCACGCAGGCCCCCACGCTGTAGCCGTACTCGGCGGCGTGGACGTATCCGAGGACTTCGTCGCCATCGGTCGGGAGGACCGGTCGATCGGCGAGCACCATCTGGTCGGGGTCGTCGAGCGTGAGACAGGCCACTTCGTGGTCGATATCGCCGTTCGCGGCGGCTTCGATTGCCTCCTTCCCGAGGAAGTCGGTGTCGAAATCGACCGCGAAGCCGAGGCCGGCCTCGTAGGGGTCGTGCTCGGTGTGGAGGTCCTCGCCCCACAGCCGGAACCCCTTCTCGATCCGGAGTGCGTCGAGCGCGCCGTTGCCGTAGGGGCGGATGTCGTACTCCGCACCCGCGTCCATGACGTGCTCCCAGAGGCGTTCGCCGTACTCAGAGGGTGTGTACAGCTCCCAGCCGAGTTCGCCGGCGTAGGACAGCCGGAGCGCGGTCACCGGGATGTTCTCCACGAACGTGCGCTGGCTCGAATAGAAGGGGAACGCCTCGTCCGAGAGATCGGCGTCCATGACCTTCGAGAGGGTCTTTCTGGCGTCGGGACCGGTGCAGACCATCGCCGCGAGGTTGGAGGTAACGTCGTTGACCACCACGTCCTCGGGGGCCTGACTCCGGACCCACGCGAGGTGGTTGCTGCCGACCTCCCGCCCGGTCGTCAGGAGGAGGTAGCGATCCTCGTCGACCCTGGTGACGGTGACGTCGGCGCGAACGCCGCCGCCCTCGTTGCACATGAGTGTATAGCGAATCTGTCCCACGTCGAGATCCATGTCGTTGGTGCAGAGCCACTGGAGGAACCGCCCGGCGTTGCTTCCGACGAGTTCCATCTTGTTGAACGACGTCATGTCGTGGAGCCCGACGCCGTTCCGGACGTTCAGCGCCTCCGCCCCCTCGATCGGCGACCAGTACTTCCCTTCCCAGCCTTCTCGATCCGGGATGCTATCGCCGTACTCCGCGAGGAGATCGGCGTTCGAGTCGAACCAGTGTGGCTCCTCCCAGCCTGCCTCGGCCCAGAGTTCGGCATCGCGTTCCTTGTGACTGTGGTACATCGGCGTCCGCCGGATATCGCGCTGGTGTTCGGTCCAGACCCACTTGGGATGGATGATGGAGTAGAGGTTGCGGTACTCCTCGCCGCCGAGGTCCTTCGCGAAGTCCCAGCTCCCCTCGTGGGGCGCGAATCGGTTGACATTACAATTCCGGAGGTCGATCGGGCCGTCGGGGAGGCAGGGAACGCCGGTCTCCATCCACTCGGCGAGCGCCTTGCCCGCACCGCCCGCGTGGGTGATCCAGACCGCCGCGGCGGTCCAGAGGCCCGGACACTCCTGGACCGGGCCCAGAACTGGAAGTCCGTTCGGCGACGCGGAGTACATCCCGTTGTACTTGTAATCGAGGCGCTTGCCCTTCGTGGCGGGGAGGAGTTCGTCGCTCGCCGTTCGCGGCGCTTTCTCCTGGCGATCGGGATGGGTCGCGTTGTTCAGGTGGTACTCGGTGAAGTCGTGGACCGACGCCTGGTTGCCATCCTCCTCGTTGCCACCCAGCTTCGCGGGATCGGGGACGATGGATTCGTGGTTGTACGATCCGATCCCGTACCGATCACCGTGCGTCCGGAAGTACATCGCGTTGTCCTGATCCCGGAGGATCGGTCGGTCGGGATCCTGGAGGAGAACCTCACTCTTGTCGCCGGAGACTGACTTGTAGTTCTCGTATACGGGATCGTCGGTGACGTCCTGCCTCGCCCCTTCGAGTTCGGCGAGCGGCTCCGTGATGGTGTACTGGTGTTCGACCGGCGCGATCGGGAGGTGGATGTCGAGTTTCTCGCTCAGCTGGCGCGCCCAGATGTTGGTCGCCACCACGACCTCGTCGCACTCGACCCGGCCGTTCTCGGTCACGATCGCCCGAACGCCGTCGCCGTCGGTCTCGATGTCCTCGACCGCGGTGTGGCCGACGAACTCCGCACCCATCGACTCGGCTGCCTCGGCGAGCGCCGCACACGCCCGGACGCCCGAGGCCTGGCCGTCGGTCGGCGAGTAGTACCCGCCCTCGATGGCGTCGGGATCGACCAGCGGGAGCTTTTCCGCGACTTCGTCGGGACTCAGAAGCTGTGGCTCCGGCACACCCCACGCCTCGGCCCACTCGACCCGTCGCTGGAGGTAATCCATCCGCTCGTCGCTCCGCGCGACCTCGATCCCGCCCGTCTCGTTGTAGACCGGTTCGTCCTCGTCGCGTTCGAGCGAGGAGTAGAGCCGACGGCTGTACGTCGCGAACTTCGAGAGCACCTTCGGCTCGTCGGTCTGAAACATGATTCCCGGTGCGTGGGTCGACGAGCCACCCGTGGTGGGGAGCGGTCCCCGGTCGACCACGAGCACGTCTTCCCGACCGAGGTCGGCGAGGTGATACGCCGTGTTGCAGCCGACGATACCCGCGCCGATGACGACGGTTCCTGCCTCGCTCGGCATCGTGTTCGCATTGCCCATGAACGCTACGCCAATGTTGCGCTTCGGTATTCACTTTTCGCCCCCAGTATCGGCTACGTTTATCACAGAAACCGATGTCGAGACTGTCACCACCTGGAATCGTTCGTCCACGGACCCTCCCGAACGAGCCTCGGTGATCCCACTGCTGTCCCCGGATACGCGACGCTCGATCCTTACGGCGCTCCCCTGGCGGTATATACGTGTTAGGCTGTGCCGGCCAAGACCTAAGTCCGCAGTGTCGACAACTATGTGCAATGTTCGCGTTCGAGCCGGGACGACAGCCGTGCGGAACGAGCGCCGCCGAAATCGGTGGGGAGCCGAACGAACCATGTCGGTAGCGCGTTCGGCCGCCGCCTCGGACGGGGCCACCGATCTGCTCACCGACCTCCGGTTCGAGCTGATGCCGTTCGACAGCTTCGAGGGTCAGATGGGCCACCTGCCGGACGGGGCGACGATCGCCATCACGACCTCCCCACAACTGGGACTCGACGCGACGATCGAGTGGGCCGAGAAAGCCGCCGAGCAGGGGTTCGCGGTCAGCCCTCACATCGCCGCACGCTACGTCCGCGACGAAAAGCATCTCGAAGAGATCGCGCGCCGGCTCACCGACGCCGGCATCACGGACATCTTCGTGCCAGGCGGCGACCGCGAGGAACCGATCGGCGAGTTCGAGTCGGCCTACGACCTCCTTACCACGCTCGACGATCTCGACTACGCGTTCGAGGAGGTGGGGATCACCGGCTATCCCGAGGGCCACGAGTTTCTCGACGACGCGACGCTCGCCGAGGCCATGAAGAAGAAAGCGCCCTACGCGACCTACATCGTGACCCAGCTCTGCTACGATCCCGACGCCGTCGTCGAGTGGATCGAAGCGGTTCGGGAGCGGGGCGTCGATCTCCCAGTAGAAATCGGGATCCCTGGCGTGATGAAGTACCAGCGGCTGCTGAAGATCTCCCAGAAGGTCGGTGTGGGCGACTCGGTCCGCTTTCTGAAGAAGACGACCGGCGTTCTGGGATTCGTGCGCCAGCTCGTCGGCTCGCGCGGGAAGTACACCCCCGACGATCTCATCGACGGGCTCGCACCCTACGCCGACGATCCCCACTACGACATCCGGGGCCTCCACATCTACACGTTCAACCAGACCTCCGACATCGAGTCGTGGCGGTACGGCCGGCTGGAAGAATAGGACTACCGATACCGATCCGACTCGTCGGGCATCACGTACTCGCCGAAATCCTCGACCGTGCCGACTGGTGGCGCACCGAACAGGATCCAGACGTGGGTCTCGTCGGTGTGGTTGCAGAGCCCCCGGATCGGATCGGGACCGAACCGGACGACGCCGCCTTCGGGCACGTCGTGGACCTCGTCCTCGATGCCGACCTGACCGTCGGTCACCGCGACGTAGATCTCCTCTTGGCGCTCATGGGCGTGCGGGTCGAGCACCTCACCGGGATCGAGTTCGACGGCGTTGACCCGCATTTCGGTCGCGCCGAGGTGGTCGGTCAGCTTCCGGTGTTCGACCGCCGACTCGTTGAACGGCTCGGCCTCGACGTCCGTGTAGTCCACGATGGCGAAGTCGTCGCTCATGGGAAGAGGTCGGGCTTAGAACAGCCCGGAGACCGTGCCATCGGGATCGATGTCCATCTCGGCGGCAGCGGGGTCGGCCGGGAGGCCAGGCAGCGTCAGCACATCGCTAGTGAGCGCGACGAGGAAGCCCGCGCCGGCGGAGGGGTAGATCTCCTGAATTTCGAGCTCCCACCCTGTCGGCGCGCCCTTCCACTCGGCGGTGTCGCTGAGCGAGTGGAAGGTTTTGGACATCACCACTGGCACGTCGTCGAACCCCAGCGACTCCATCCGCTCGATGTCGTCCTGCGCGCTGCTCTGGAACGTGACCGACTCTGCGCCGTAAATTTCGGTCGCGATCGTCTCGATTTTCTCCTCGATCGAGTCGTCGACGTCGTAGAGGTACTCGAACTCTTCGTCGTCCTCGTCGATCGCGGTCATGAGCTTCCGGGCGAGGTCCGCACCGCCCTCGCCGCCCTCGCCGAACACCGTCGATTCGGCGGCCTCGACCCCGAGATCGTCGCGGCAGTGATCGAGAACGGCCTGCACCTCCTCGTCGGCGTCGCCCGGGAATCGGTTGAGCGCCACCACGACCGGCACGCCGAACTTCCGGAGGTTCCTGACGTGGGCGTCGAGGTTCTCGAACCCGCCCCGAACGGCCTCGACGTCGGTTTCTTCGAGCGCGTCGAGGTCAGCGGGCCACATGTCCTTGCCGTGGTACTTCAGCGCGCGGATCGAGGCGACGAGCGTCACTGCGGCGGGTTCCATCTCGCCGAACCGACAGACCACGTTCATGAACTTCTCGGCCCCCAGATCGGAGCCGAAGCCCGCCTCGGTGATAAGGTAATCCGAGAGCTTCCGCGCGACGTCGTCGGCGATCAGCGAGTTGGTTCCGTGGGCGATGTTGGCGAACGGACCGCCGTGAACGAACGCGGGCGTGCCCTCGATGGTCTGGACGATGTTCGGCTTCAGGGCGTCCTTCAGCAGGATGGTGACTGCGCCCGTCGCCTCGATGTCGTCGGCGGTCACGGGGTCGCCGTCCTCGTCGTAGGCGACGATGATCCGTGCGACGCGCTCCTTGAGATCGGCGAGATCGTCGGCGAGACAGAGGACGGCCATCAGTTCGGAGGCTGCCGTCAGGATGAACCCGTCCTCGCGGGGCACGCCGGTGACGTCGCCGCCGAGGCCGACCACGGTCTCGCGGAGCACCCGATCGTTCATGTCCATCGCACGGGGCCACTCGACCCAGTTGACCGCGATGTCGAGCTCGTTGCCCTGCTTGATGTGGTTGTCGAGCATCGTCGAGATGAGGTTGTGCGCCGACGTGAGCGCGTGGAGATCGCCCGTGAAGTGGAGGTTGATGTCCTCCATCGGCAGTACCTGAGAGTAGCCGCCGCCGGCCGCGCCGCCCTTCACCCCGAAGACGGGGCCGAGCGAGGGCTCGCGGATGGCGGCGAGGGCGTCCTCGCCGATGTGGTTGAACGCCTGGCTCAGCCCCACAGTAGTGACGGTTTTGCCCTCGCCCATCGGGGTGGGTGTCATTCCTGTCACGAGAATCATCTCGCCGTTATCGCGATCGGATTCCCGGACGCGCTCGATCGCGTCGAACGTGAGCTTCGCGGTGTCGTCGCCGTAGAGGTCGAGGTCGTCGGCCGCGAGCCCGAGCGGTTCGACCACCTCGGTGATCGGATCGGTGTCCACGCTCTGGGCGATCTCGTAATCCGTCGGGAACCCGTCATCTTCGTCCGAGGATGCCATGTGCCATCGTTCTCCGGAGTGCCTTTTCAACGTTCGTGTGAAGCACGTCCAGCCTTTTTATGCGATGAACGACGACGATCGCTGCTCGGCGATCACAAAACCGTCGTACAGCGCCCCGGTACCGCGTCGGCCGCGGCTCCTTGGCGACGCTGAACGAACGATCCTCGCGAAATCCTTTAGGCGTCCTCCACCGGAGAGAGTGTCGACCGGTTCGCCGGAACGAACCGATCGGCCCCTCGATGAACGAACCACGCGTCGTCACGACCCGCTCCGCGTTCGCCGGAACCGCCCGCGAGGCTCCACGAGCAGCGCGCGTGCCGGTCGAAGTTCGAGTGACTGTCGACGATCCGTTCCTCGCTTATCGGCGCGCACGCGGTCGTGAGCAGACGGAACGAGCCGATGGAGTGTACCTCGAAACCACTGGTGGTCAGGCGGGCTGGGGGTACTTCGCCATCGACCCAGTGTTCCGACTGCAAGTCGGTGACACCTTCGAACCCGCCGACGACGCCGAACCGTCACCCTCGCTTGCGGAACTCGCCGGGCTGCTCGATCGCGAGACGCTCGTCCGCGGCGACTGCGACGTGCCCTACCCCTGCGGGGCGTTCGGCTGGCTCTCCTACGACATCGCCCGCGAGCTGGAGGATCTTCCCGATACCACCGTCGACGATCGCGGCCTACCCCGACTCCAGCTCGGGGTCTTCGATCGGGTGGCCGCATGGGAGACGGGATCGGCGGACGAGACGACGCTTCGTGTGACGGCCTGTCCCCGGATCGGCGACGACCCCGCCGCGGCGTACGAGCGGGGTCGCGAGCGTGCGCTCGATCTCGCTCGCGCCGCCATCACGGGCGACCCGTCGATCGGTGACGCACCGATCGAGGCCGACGACGCCACGTTCGAGAGCGACTGCACTCCCGAGGAATTCGCCGAGCGGGTGCGGCGGGTCAAACAGTACGTCCGCGACGGCGACACGTTTCAGGCGAACGTCTCCCAGCGGCTGCGCGCGCCGGCCGCTGTCCATCCCGTCGCGGCCTTTGCTGCGCTCCGGCGGGTGAACCCCGCCCCCTACTCGGCGCTGCTGGAGTTCCCCGGCGTAGATCTCGTGAGTGCCTCGCCGGAACTCCTTCTGGATGTGAACGAGGACGAACTGCTGACCGAACCGATCGCCGGCACCAGGCCACGCGGTGACACCCCCGAGGAAGACGCCGAGCTGGAACGCGATCTTCTCACGGACGAGAAGGAACGCGCCGAACACGCGATGTTGGTCGATCTCGAACGCAACGATCTCGGGAAGGTGAGCGAGTACGGCAGCGTCGAGGTTTCGGAGTATCGCCGGGTCGACCGCTACTCCGAGGTGATGCATCTCGTCTCGCTGGT
This portion of the Halococcus agarilyticus genome encodes:
- a CDS encoding GcvT family protein, whose product is MGNANTMPSEAGTVVIGAGIVGCNTAYHLADLGREDVLVVDRGPLPTTGGSSTHAPGIMFQTDEPKVLSKFATYSRRLYSSLERDEDEPVYNETGGIEVARSDERMDYLQRRVEWAEAWGVPEPQLLSPDEVAEKLPLVDPDAIEGGYYSPTDGQASGVRACAALAEAAESMGAEFVGHTAVEDIETDGDGVRAIVTENGRVECDEVVVATNIWARQLSEKLDIHLPIAPVEHQYTITEPLAELEGARQDVTDDPVYENYKSVSGDKSEVLLQDPDRPILRDQDNAMYFRTHGDRYGIGSYNHESIVPDPAKLGGNEEDGNQASVHDFTEYHLNNATHPDRQEKAPRTASDELLPATKGKRLDYKYNGMYSASPNGLPVLGPVQECPGLWTAAAVWITHAGGAGKALAEWMETGVPCLPDGPIDLRNCNVNRFAPHEGSWDFAKDLGGEEYRNLYSIIHPKWVWTEHQRDIRRTPMYHSHKERDAELWAEAGWEEPHWFDSNADLLAEYGDSIPDREGWEGKYWSPIEGAEALNVRNGVGLHDMTSFNKMELVGSNAGRFLQWLCTNDMDLDVGQIRYTLMCNEGGGVRADVTVTRVDEDRYLLLTTGREVGSNHLAWVRSQAPEDVVVNDVTSNLAAMVCTGPDARKTLSKVMDADLSDEAFPFYSSQRTFVENIPVTALRLSYAGELGWELYTPSEYGERLWEHVMDAGAEYDIRPYGNGALDALRIEKGFRLWGEDLHTEHDPYEAGLGFAVDFDTDFLGKEAIEAAANGDIDHEVACLTLDDPDQMVLADRPVLPTDGDEVLGYVHAAEYGYSVGACVIYTYLPPEYAEPGTGVDVRYEGERYAATVQEEPLL
- a CDS encoding methylenetetrahydrofolate reductase; this encodes MSVARSAAASDGATDLLTDLRFELMPFDSFEGQMGHLPDGATIAITTSPQLGLDATIEWAEKAAEQGFAVSPHIAARYVRDEKHLEEIARRLTDAGITDIFVPGGDREEPIGEFESAYDLLTTLDDLDYAFEEVGITGYPEGHEFLDDATLAEAMKKKAPYATYIVTQLCYDPDAVVEWIEAVRERGVDLPVEIGIPGVMKYQRLLKISQKVGVGDSVRFLKKTTGVLGFVRQLVGSRGKYTPDDLIDGLAPYADDPHYDIRGLHIYTFNQTSDIESWRYGRLEE
- a CDS encoding cupin domain-containing protein, which codes for MSDDFAIVDYTDVEAEPFNESAVEHRKLTDHLGATEMRVNAVELDPGEVLDPHAHERQEEIYVAVTDGQVGIEDEVHDVPEGGVVRFGPDPIRGLCNHTDETHVWILFGAPPVGTVEDFGEYVMPDESDRYR
- a CDS encoding formate--tetrahydrofolate ligase; its protein translation is MASSDEDDGFPTDYEIAQSVDTDPITEVVEPLGLAADDLDLYGDDTAKLTFDAIERVRESDRDNGEMILVTGMTPTPMGEGKTVTTVGLSQAFNHIGEDALAAIREPSLGPVFGVKGGAAGGGYSQVLPMEDINLHFTGDLHALTSAHNLISTMLDNHIKQGNELDIAVNWVEWPRAMDMNDRVLRETVVGLGGDVTGVPREDGFILTAASELMAVLCLADDLADLKERVARIIVAYDEDGDPVTADDIEATGAVTILLKDALKPNIVQTIEGTPAFVHGGPFANIAHGTNSLIADDVARKLSDYLITEAGFGSDLGAEKFMNVVCRFGEMEPAAVTLVASIRALKYHGKDMWPADLDALEETDVEAVRGGFENLDAHVRNLRKFGVPVVVALNRFPGDADEEVQAVLDHCRDDLGVEAAESTVFGEGGEGGADLARKLMTAIDEDDEEFEYLYDVDDSIEEKIETIATEIYGAESVTFQSSAQDDIERMESLGFDDVPVVMSKTFHSLSDTAEWKGAPTGWELEIQEIYPSAGAGFLVALTSDVLTLPGLPADPAAAEMDIDPDGTVSGLF
- the pabB gene encoding aminodeoxychorismate synthase, component I encodes the protein MNEPRVVTTRSAFAGTAREAPRAARVPVEVRVTVDDPFLAYRRARGREQTERADGVYLETTGGQAGWGYFAIDPVFRLQVGDTFEPADDAEPSPSLAELAGLLDRETLVRGDCDVPYPCGAFGWLSYDIARELEDLPDTTVDDRGLPRLQLGVFDRVAAWETGSADETTLRVTACPRIGDDPAAAYERGRERALDLARAAITGDPSIGDAPIEADDATFESDCTPEEFAERVRRVKQYVRDGDTFQANVSQRLRAPAAVHPVAAFAALRRVNPAPYSALLEFPGVDLVSASPELLLDVNEDELLTEPIAGTRPRGDTPEEDAELERDLLTDEKERAEHAMLVDLERNDLGKVSEYGSVEVSEYRRVDRYSEVMHLVSLVEGRLRADRDLVDAVAATFPGGTITGAPKPRTMEIIDEVETTRRGPYTGSIGVFGFDGRATLNMTIRTLVRRDEEYFLRVGAGIVHDSEPESEYAETMDKGRALITAIDDALGDRGELAVERATAADGGAAAADDGEVGER